A genomic stretch from Terriglobales bacterium includes:
- the hscB gene encoding Fe-S protein assembly co-chaperone HscB, whose product MQPAAAIDHFRFFGLPRKLNVDTAALEREFYRLSRRLHPDVYAQATADEQRWSLEKSSQLNDAYRTLKDPISRTMYLLQLEGVQLEEQSKAATDRARQTGEEKKQVVPPDLLEEVFELNMQLEELRNNKKMGEADPALLKELQAHKAHFEEKLNALAAELKSYWDEWDALAFHAHPESAGDAARVPVRDKMVDLLNRRSYIRNLVRDVNEALEN is encoded by the coding sequence GTGCAGCCGGCTGCTGCCATCGACCACTTCCGCTTTTTCGGACTGCCGCGCAAGCTGAACGTGGATACCGCAGCGCTGGAGCGCGAATTTTACCGCCTGAGCCGCCGCCTGCATCCGGATGTTTATGCACAGGCCACCGCCGATGAACAGCGCTGGAGCCTGGAGAAAAGCTCGCAGCTCAATGACGCCTACCGCACGCTGAAGGACCCCATTTCGCGCACTATGTACCTGCTTCAGCTTGAAGGGGTGCAGCTTGAAGAGCAGTCCAAGGCGGCCACCGATCGCGCCCGCCAGACGGGCGAGGAGAAGAAACAGGTTGTTCCGCCCGATCTGCTCGAGGAAGTCTTTGAACTGAACATGCAGCTCGAAGAGCTGCGCAACAACAAAAAGATGGGCGAAGCGGATCCAGCGCTGCTGAAGGAACTGCAGGCCCACAAGGCGCACTTCGAGGAAAAGCTGAATGCGCTGGCCGCCGAGCTGAAATCGTATTGGGACGAATGGGACGCGCTGGCCTTCCACGCGCATCCGGAGAGCGCGGGCGATGCCGCGCGTGTGCCCGTGCGCGACAAGATGGTGGACTTGCTGAACCGCCGGTCGTACATCCGGAACCTGGTCCGCGACGTAAATGAAGCGTTGGAGAATTGA